The Prosthecobacter vanneervenii genomic sequence TGGGGACCTCGGTGGCTGAGGGGCGCGGGGAGGAGGTGGCACGGCCCTGGAGAGAGGCCAGAACCTGGTCAGCACTGGCGGGCTTCAAAAGGTAGTCGTCAGCACCATTGCGCACGGCTTCCAGGGCACCTGGAATGCTGCCGTAGCCGGTGAGGATGATGAGCCGGACCTGGGGCAGCCTTTGCCGAAGATGAGGGATGAGGCTCATGCCATCCTGGGACCCAAGGCGCATGTCCAGCACGATGCCTTCGACACCGCCGGATGCTGCGTGCATGAGTGCCTCCTGCCGGGTAGCAGCCTGCAGCACCTCGCAGCCGCGTCGCCGTAATGCGAGCGCCAGAGTGGTGCGGAAGCTTTCGTCGTCTTCAACGAGGAGCACTTTCATGATGAGAGGGGTGTGGGTGCCGTGGGATCAGGAGTGATACGCGTGCTCCGCCTTTGGACAGATTTTCCACCTCCACGCTGCCCTGCATGGAGGCGGCGAGTCTGCGCACAAAGAACAAACCAAGGCCCATGCCGGAGCCGGGATCGCGCGTGGTACGGAAGGGCTCGCCCCAGTGGAGGAGCATCTCGGGGCTGAAGCCCGGGCCCTGATCTTCCACACTTATTCGCAGCCATTCTGCCTGCTCATTGATGTGCAGGCGCACCGCGAGATCCTCTGCGGAGGATAGCAGTGCATTGCGGAGGAGCACCAGCAGGGCTTCGCGCAGACCGGCGCAGGCGACCAGGGTGTCGTGGGTGTGGATGTCCGCTTTGACACGGGAGCGCTGAGACTCCGGAAGGGTGGCGAGAACGGTCTCCACCACTTTGTCGATGGCGCAGGGCTCTGCGGAGAGTCCGGTGGCCTCCTGGCCGAGCTCGCGGAGGCGCTGCAGGACCTGCTGGCAGCGCGCCGCCTCGCGGGCGATGATGGCGATGGTGTCCGCATCCGGCACCGTGCGCAGCTCCTCCACGGCCAGAGCAATGGTGCCCAAGGGCGTGCCCAGCTCATGCGCGAAACCCGTGGCGAGTGCGGCGACCGAGAGGAAGCGCTCGCGAGAGTCCAGCTCTTTGCGCAGGCGCTCGCGCTCGTGCTGCAGCCGGTGAGAGCGCTTGCGCAGAGCGAGCAGAAGCACGAGCACAAAACCTCCGGCAAGCACCAGCGCCACGAAGAAGCCCTGGGTGAGCATGGCAGTGGAGACAGCGGCGCCGGTGGTCAGATGCAGAGGCACGGCTTTTTGCCAGAGCCAGCCACAGGCCAGCGTGGTGAGCAGGCCAAGACCGAACACTGCGGAGGCACGCAGCGCCACCGCTGCGAGGGTGAGCTGCACGAGGTAAAAAAGCGCGAATGGATTTTGCAGGCCGCCAGTCCAGTGCAGCAGAAAGGTCAGTGTGAGAGCATCCCATACCATGAGATGGAAAAAGCCCTCCTGCATCTGCCAGCGGATCTGTCGCAGCCACCATTCAAGAAGCGCATTGGTGATGAGTGTCACGGCCACAGCGCCGCCGCACTGCCACCAGGGAATCGCCACACCCATGCGGGAGACGACGAGCAGAGTGATGCCCTGACCGGCTGCTGCCAGCCAGCGCAGCCACACCAGTACACGCGCGCTGAGGGTGCCGCCGGCCCAGACCTCACTCAGGCCCAGCCAGCGCCGCCAGGGAGCAGCGGCTGAAGGAGGATGTGAGGCATGCGGAGGCATGTGGCCATAGTGAGCCGCCATGACTGGCACTTCAACAGAGGACGGGGCTTTTTGCCAAAGTGCCTCAAAAGCATGCCATCCCGAACTCACTTTACCGCCGCGCCTTTCTCCAGCATCAGCTTGGCAATGGTGAGTAGATTCGCCTCGCCGAGATGTCCCATGGCAGGCATCTGAGGCAGTTCGGGACGTTTCTTGCCAGGGGCTTTGGCCCAGGTGACGATGCCTTCGGGATTGCCGGCGTAGATTTTAGCGATCTCGGAGAGCGGCGGACCAACGAGCTTT encodes the following:
- a CDS encoding response regulator transcription factor; amino-acid sequence: MKVLLVEDDESFRTTLALALRRRGCEVLQAATRQEALMHAASGGVEGIVLDMRLGSQDGMSLIPHLRQRLPQVRLIILTGYGSIPGALEAVRNGADDYLLKPASADQVLASLQGRATSSPRPSATEVPSLARIEWEHIQRVLHDCSGNISHTAEALGIDRRTLQRKLGKMPPEE
- a CDS encoding ATP-binding protein translates to MPPHASHPPSAAAPWRRWLGLSEVWAGGTLSARVLVWLRWLAAAGQGITLLVVSRMGVAIPWWQCGGAVAVTLITNALLEWWLRQIRWQMQEGFFHLMVWDALTLTFLLHWTGGLQNPFALFYLVQLTLAAVALRASAVFGLGLLTTLACGWLWQKAVPLHLTTGAAVSTAMLTQGFFVALVLAGGFVLVLLLALRKRSHRLQHERERLRKELDSRERFLSVAALATGFAHELGTPLGTIALAVEELRTVPDADTIAIIAREAARCQQVLQRLRELGQEATGLSAEPCAIDKVVETVLATLPESQRSRVKADIHTHDTLVACAGLREALLVLLRNALLSSAEDLAVRLHINEQAEWLRISVEDQGPGFSPEMLLHWGEPFRTTRDPGSGMGLGLFFVRRLAASMQGSVEVENLSKGGARVSLLIPRHPHPSHHESAPR